The genomic region GAAATGTGCAGTATTCAGAAGATGGTCGATGAAATCCGTATCATTTTCGGCCAAGGTATGGAAGATAAACACGTTCAATTCAAAACACGGATTCTTCAGAATAATGTTTTTGCCGACCCGGGTCACTTTCGCCAAATTTTGATGAACCTGATCGAAAATTCCATGCAATCAGTTAACGACGGCGGTTGGATTAAGATTGAGTCTGCGTCCGTTGAAAATGAGGTCGAGCTTATAATCGAGGATAACGGACACGGAATCGGAGAAGCAATCAGAGAAAAAATTTTCGATCCCTTTTTTACGACGAAAGAGAAAGGGTCCGGTCTTGGTCTCGCTATCGTAAAGAAATTGGTTGATGAAAACAACGGGGATATCACTTTGGTCTCCGAGCAGAACAAAGGTACGCGGTTTGTCTTGAGATTGCCTGGCGGTCATTACGATAAGTCCCCAACAGAAAGAAAAGGGTAGATATGCGCTTTTTTATTGTAATCGGAATGGTAAGTTTGATTCTGCTTCAGCCGGCATCCGCGTCGGACACGGAAAAAAAATTTGAAAGAAAGAAATTTGACGCGCGTTCATTATACTCCGCCGCGCAATCAACCGGGCAGGAGGCCGCCGGTTCACAACAATCTTTGCCGTACGCGAAATCAAAAAAGAAGGCTTTCTTATTTTCGCTACTTCTTCCGGGGCTGGGTGAATTATATCAAAATGATTGGAAGTTCAATGGTTGGGGATCGGGTTTGTACTATTTTGGAGCAGAGGCGTTATTGTGGTCGAGTCACCTTTACCTGGGAAGTTACAGTAACTGGCTGAAAGAAGATTCGCGGTCACTTGCGGCGCGCAATGCCGGCGTGGATCTGAAGTCTCCGAAACCGTCCAGGTATTATGTGAATATTGGGAAATTCTCCGACATATATACGTACAATGAATTTCAAAGAAGATTGGTCGGAACGTCGACGTTGTATGCTGAGACGAATGCCAATTTCTGGCAGTGGAACAATGACGGCAGCCGCCGTAAGTACGACCGTCTGCGCGCGGACAGCGATACGTACAACAATTTCTCCAAGTACATGCTCTGGGGAATATTTACGAATCACGTCTTGAGTGCGGTGAATTCTATGCGCCTGTTCCGAAATAATGAACGCTGGGGCGAGACCAGAATTCATTTTGACATGATCCCAAGAACGCATCGTCAGCATAGTTATGACGTCAAAGTTGGCTTTTTGGTAAAATTTTAACAAACGGAATTTTATTTGCATACAAAATTTTACTTTTTTATATTGCCTCGTTTTTAAACTGAAAGAAATCAAGTCATGTTAGAAAATTACACTTATGTGCTCATGTTTCTGGTCGGAGGAGCCTTCATGGTTCTGGTCGCGATGGTTATGTCCTGGGCGCTTCGTCCGAGCAAACCTTCTAAAGCGAAACTGACGCCATATGAATGCGGAGAAATACCCGCTCAGTCTGATTCTTATTTTCAATTTAATATTCGTTATTATTTATTCGGTTTGTTGTTTGTGATATTTGACGTGGAAGTGATTTTATTTATTCCGTTGGTGAAAGTATTTAATAACTGGCCGGCGGTTGCGTTTGTCGAACTTACGTTTTTTACCGTAATTCTGTCCATCGGCCTTTATTACGCATGGAAGAAGGGAGCTCTTGAATGGGAGTAGTCAATGACGACATGTTTCCGAAGATTGAAAAATTTCCTGGCGG from bacterium harbors:
- a CDS encoding NADH-quinone oxidoreductase subunit A (Catalyzes the transfer of electrons from NADH to ubiquinone), coding for MLENYTYVLMFLVGGAFMVLVAMVMSWALRPSKPSKAKLTPYECGEIPAQSDSYFQFNIRYYLFGLLFVIFDVEVILFIPLVKVFNNWPAVAFVELTFFTVILSIGLYYAWKKGALEWE
- a CDS encoding HAMP domain-containing histidine kinase, producing the protein EMCSIQKMVDEIRIIFGQGMEDKHVQFKTRILQNNVFADPGHFRQILMNLIENSMQSVNDGGWIKIESASVENEVELIIEDNGHGIGEAIREKIFDPFFTTKEKGSGLGLAIVKKLVDENNGDITLVSEQNKGTRFVLRLPGGHYDKSPTERKG